Genomic DNA from Neisseria lisongii:
CAGCGCATTATGCACCGACAGCCCGAACGAGGTCGGCGACACGCTGTGTTCTTTCAGCAGGGTTTGCCATAAATCGAAACTGCGGTTGAGTTCGCCGTCGTGCGACACCAAAACAGTCGGACAATGCACGCCTTCCGTTACCTGATGGGCTGCATCAAACATCAGGCGTGCCGCCGGACTCAAACGCCGCCGCTGGATAGCGGGTAAAAACGCCAAATCGGGGCGGCTTTCGGGCAAGGTGGCGGCATCAAGTTCACCCTTCGCCCAAGCCTGCCAGTGTTCGGGCGTATTCAGGCGGGCGGAAGCGGCATGCCAGCGGGTAATTCGGAAAGAAATGCTCATTGTGCTAATAAAAGTGATAAACGGTTAGGATTATACCAGTTTGGTTAATTTTGTTTAAGTATAGCGGATTCAATCCAAACCGGTACAGCCTTGCTGCATGAATCTGCATGATTTATGGTTGAGCGGCATTGGGAAAACAGACAAGGCCGTCTGAAAACGTGCAATATTGTTGCGGCAACTGCTCTGCCCATGCGCCGAAGCCGTGGAAACGGTAGTCGGCGGCATCTTTGTGAACGCAGGCAAGCAGAAAACAATCGAGCAGCCAAACACTTCCCTGCCAATCCGTTTGCCCGCCCGCCTGCAGCAGCCAGCGGCGCTTGCGGTAACGCAGACCGACTGCGGCCAAGTCCGCCCATTCGCCGTTGGCGGCTTTAATCAGTGCTTCTTTCAAACACCACAATACATGATAATTTTCAGGGCTGTTGCTGTGCAGTTGCAGCCAGTGTTGCTCGTCGGCGTGCAGAATATCGTGCCATGCGGCAAAATTTCTCGGTTTGACTTGTTCCAAGTCCACACCGATTTGATTTGGAACATTGCAGGTAAGGTAAACGGCGCAGCCGTTGCTGTGGCTCAACACGCCGTCTGAAAGTGTGTGCTGTTGCCGTATGGCGGCTTTCAGCGCACGGCTGACCAGCCAGTCGGTTTGTCGGGATAATATTGGATGTTGCTGCAGGCGCAGCAAATCGTTGCCATCGAGCGTATCGGGGCGGTAGCGGCCGGCGAGGTCGGGACCGGCATAATAAAAATCTAAAATATTCCGCATATTTTTACCATATCGGTAAGTGATACGATTATAATGAAGTGTCTTATTTGAGAAGGCAACAGAATTTACAGCAAAAACCGAGTGGAACAACACAGAAATCTACAGCACCGCCTTGTGTCTTTCTGTGTTATAGCGGGTTCACTTCAAAAGATTACGGCGTTGGCTCACCTTGCCGTACTACCTGTACTGTCTGCGGCTCGCCGCCTTGTCCTCTTTTGAATTAAACCCACTGATTTTATGCCTCTTCCATGCGGCTCTGTTGCGCCGCTTGATTGGGAAAAACAACGTTTTTGCTGTATGTGAAACTATTTTGATTATAGGAGAGAAACCATGTTGATCCAAAAAATGCTTCCGTTGGCGGCCGTTGCCGTTTTGGGTTTGAGCGCCTGTCAGAGCAATTCACAACCGTCTCAAGCGGATAATGCTTCCGCTCAACCTGCTGCAAAAACTGCTGCGGGCAAATCTTCCGCAGGTGTTGGCAACTGTACCCTGATTCAGGGCGATACCGCCGGTGCCGGCCGCAAAGTGGTGTACCGCTGCAACGGCCAAGCCGTATTGCGTTCTTCCCAAGCTCAAGCGCTGCTCGACAGCAACGTACCGATTTCGTTCGGCGCTTCAGGCGCAGCCCTGAAGGCCGGTCTGATTACCCGTCAGGCGGCCAACCGTGTCGGCCATACTGATGAAGAGACCTGCGAACGTGCCTTCATCAATGCAGCGAAAAAATTCCAAGCCGTTACCCTGCAACACGGCGGCCGTCGAGTGAGCAATTTCTACAGCTATTACGACCGTAAACCGTTGCGCGGCGGCCAATACGAATGTGAAGTCGGCACATTCCACGGCCGTGTCGTGATGAAAGGCGACATCGCCCGCTGATTCTGCATATAGCGAAAGCTGCTTTTTTCTGAAAAACGGGCTGCGCTATATGGGAAATCTGGCATTTCCGCCATACAGCCCGAACCACTTTGCCTCCGTTTTATCTTCGGCGGCGATTGGTTCGGGCTGTCCGCCATATTTCAAAGAAATTGCAGACAAACCGCCTGATGCCGTCTGAAAATGAACGAAGTGAATTTCAGCGAAGCTAAAATGAGTAAAGCGAGTTTCAGCGAAGCTAAAATGAGCGAAGTGAATTTCAGCAAAGCTAAAACAATAAAAAGTAAGTTTCAGCGAAGCGAAAACCGCAGATTTCGTTCAAACAAATCAGGCCGGAGTGGGACAGTCAAATCATGCAAATCATGAACAAACCTTTTCTATATGCACTGTGTCTGTGTGTCTTGAGCGCCTGTGCCGGATTTCGTGCGCAGGATTTGCCCGAATTGCCGCCGCAGCAGGCGCTGTGGTTTCAAGTGGACAAATTAGACACTCAGGGCAATACCGTGCAAACCAGCCTGTTGAGCGTACAGGGCAGTGAAGACGGCTCAAGCCGCTGGGTGATGACCGATGCGTTCGGTGCGCCGCAGGCAAGGCTGTCGGCAAACAGTCGGGGCTGGCAGGCAGACGGTTTTGCACCGCCGAACCGGGCGGCGAAAAAACTGTTTACGGCAATGTTCCCGCTGTTGAAACAGGATTTCAGACGGCCTCAAACCATACATTCCGATCCGAACCACAGCTGGCGGATTACGCCGATTGCCGATCCGGAAGGAGCATAAATGCCGATTTATCTACAACAACCTGCGATGATTTCCGCCGCCGGCTGCGGTATGGAAGCGCATATCCGGGCCTTGCTCAATCCGCCGGCGCAGACGCTGCTGCAAACCAACGATACGTGGGTGCAGGGAAAAAATTTTGCCTTTGGCGCAGTACGGGAAACCTTGCGCCCGTTTGCCGAACACACCGCCGCCGCCCACCGCAGCCGCAACAACCAATTATTGTGGCACGCCTTGGAACAAATCGAGCCGCAGATTATGCAGGCGAAACAGGTTTACGGAGCGGAACGCATTGCCGTGATTATCGGTACATCGGTCAGCGGCGCAGATGAAAATATTCCGCTTTTCCGGCAGCTTGCCTACGGTGAAACGCCTACTGTTGCGTTTAACCAACAGGCGCAGCTGCATTCCGATCCTGCTGATTTTATCCGGCAGGTGTACGGTCTGTCAGGCTTGGCATATGGCGTTTCAACGGCGTGTACTTCGGGCGCACGGGCGTTAATCAGTGCCGCCAGATTGTTGAACGCAGGCGTATGCGATGCCGTGATTTGCGGCGGGGTCGATACCCTGTCGCCACTGACGATTAACGGTTTTCATGCTTTGGAAGTACTTTCAGACGGCCTAGCCAATCCGTTTTCCGCCAACCGCAACGGCATCAATATCGGCGAAGCGGCGGCGGTGTTTGTGGCGACACGGGACAAGCAGCCCGACAGTTTGCCGCTCTTGGGCTATGGCGCAAGCAGCGACGCTTATCATATGTCGTCGCCGCACCCTGACGGCGTGGGCGCAATCGCCGCCTTCAAACAGTCTTTACAGCACGCCGCTTTAAACCCCGATCAAATCGCTTGGATTAATGCCCACGGCACGGGAACTCGCCATAACGACCGCATGGAGAGCCGTGCTGTTGCCGAAGTATTCGGTATGCAGACGGCGGTAACTTCAACCAAACCGCTGACCGGACATACGCTAGGTGCAGCGGGGGCGTTGGAGGCGGCATTTTTATGGGCGGTGGTGTCCCGAAAATGGAATGAGGGCGGAATATTGCCGCCGCAGTTGTGGGACGGCGTTCGTGACGAAGAATTGCCTGAAATCATGTTGAGCGACACCGGCAGCTGCTGGCCCGCAGGCCGGCGTATCGGTGCCAGCAGTTCGTTTGCTTTCGGCGGCAACAATGCCGTGTTGATTATAGGAGAAGAGGCCGATGCCTGAATGCCCGATTATATCGCCCGAACGCCTGTTGCCGCACAGCGGAAAAATGATGCTGTTGGAGCGGGTGGTGTCGTATGACGAACACAGCCTGCTCGCCCATGCCGAGATTACGTCCGACCATATTCTGTTGCCCGACGGTGCGCAGGCCTTGCCTGCTTATCTGGCGGCGGAAATCATGGCGCAGGGCATAGGCGCATGGGCGGGGGCGCACGCTTTGGATAAGGGCGAAGCAGTGCGTTTGGGCTTTTTGCTCGGTTCGAGAAAACTGATTTTCAGACGGCCTGATATTCCGGTCGGCACCAAGCTCGCAGTTTGGGTGCAACAATCGTGGCAGGACGATTCGGGCATGGGCGTATTCGATTGCGAACTGCGCTGCAGAGAGCCGTTGGACGATTTGGCGGCGGATACTGTATTGGTCAGCGGCGCAATGAATGTGTATGCGCCCAAGCATGAAGCAGATTTAAATCAATTATTGGCATCATAAAACCGGCCTGCAGTGTGGCAGGCAAAGTGAAATCGAATGCCGTCTGAAAACCGTATTTTCAGACGGCATCGGCAGAGGACAAGGATATGACAAGCAGCAAACCAAGCATTTTAATCACCGGCTCAAACCGGGGCATCGGTAAAGCAGCGGCGCTGGCGCTGGCGGAAGACGGTTACGATATCGTGGTGCATTGCCGCAGCCGCCGTGACGAAGCAGAAGCAGTTGCCGAAACGCTGAAAGCCTTGGGCAGCAACAGCCGGATTTTGCAGTTTGACGTTGCCGACCGTGCCGCCTGTCGTGAAATTCTCACCGCAGACATCGAGCAGCACGGCGCTTATTACGGCGTGGTGCTGAATGCGGGATTGACACGGGACAACGCCTTTCCCGCTTTGAGCGATGAAGATTGGGACGGCGTATTGCGTACCAATCTCGACGGTTTTTACAATGTATTGCACCCGGTAATGATGCCGATGATCCGCCGCCGTGCGGCAGGGCGGATTGTGTGCGTGGCATCGGTGTCGGGGCTGATCGGCAATCGGGGGCAGGTGAATTACAGCGCTTCCAAAGCCGGTATTATCGGTGCCGCAAAAGCCTTGGCGCTGGAGTTGGCAAAACGCAAAATCACGGTAAACTGCGTTGCCCCCGGTTTAATTGATACCGATATGATTGACGACAATATTCCGGTGGAAGAAATCCTGAAAATGATACCGGCGCAGCGTATGGGCAAACCCGAAGAAGTGGCGCACGCCATACGCTTTCTGATGAGTGAACAGGCAGCGTATATCACCCGCCAAGTGCTGGCCGTTAATGGCGGATTGTGCTGAATCAGGCCGTCTGAAAATCAAGATAAAGGGAAAATATGCAGACAAAACGAGTTGTGATTACCGGCGTGGGCGCATTATCGGCATTCGGCCGGACATGGGCAGAGGTCAAAACCGCTTTGGCGGCCAAACAAAGTGCCGTCCGCTTTATGCCCGAATATCAGGCATTCGGCGAATTGGAAGCCTATCTTGCCGCCCCGTTGGCCGAAGAATATACCGCCCCGAAGCATTGGACGCGCAAACAGCTGCGCAGCATGGGTAAAGTGGCGCAATACTGCGTGGATGCCGCCGAACAGGCTTTGCAGCAGGCAGGATTATTAAACGACGAGTCGATTAAAGACGGCAGAATAGGCGTGGCGGCAGGCTCGTCCAGCGGCAGCCCGGCGGATATTTTAGATGTCGGCTTGCTGATGTCGCAGTTGCCCAACCGTTTTAATGCCAACACTTATGTGCGCATGATGCCGCATACCACCGCCGCCAACGTCGCCATTTTCTTCGGCCTAACCGGCCGGGTGATCCCCACATCTAGCGCCTGCACATCGGGCAGCCAAGGCATCGGCTATGCCTATGAAGCGATTAAATACGGCAAAATCCCCATGATGCTGGCAGGCGGTTCAGAAGAATTAAACGCTTCGCAAGTGGTGGTGTTTGACAGCCTGTATGCCGCCAGCCGACGCAATGAGCAGCCTGAAACCACGCCCCGCCCATACGACAGCAGTCGGGACGGCTTGGTCATCGGCGAGGGAGCGTGCATGATGGTTCTGGAAGAACTAGAACACGCCCTTGCCCGTGGGGCAAATATCATTGCCGAAATCGTGGGCTATGGTGCAAATTCAGACGGTAGCCACGTTACCCGCCCGCAAAAAGAAACGATGCAACGCTGTATGGAATTAGCGATCCAAGATGCGGGCATTCAGCCTGAACAAATCGGCTATGTCAACGGACACGGCACAGCAACGGAACAGGGCGATATTGCCGAAACCCAAGCGACTGAAGCGGTATTTGGTTCATCAATGCCGATCAGCTCGCAAAAAAGTTATTTAGGGCATACGCTCGGGGCGTGCGGGGCGTTGGAAAGTTGGTTCAGCATTGAAATGATGCGGGACGGCTGGTTCGCCCCAACCTTGAATTTGGATAACATTGACGAACGTTGTGGCAAGCTGGACTACATTCGTGGCGACGGCAAACAGATTCAGACCGATTATGTGATGAATAACAACTTCGCTTTTGGCGGGGTAAATACGTCATTGATTTTCAAACGTTGGCAGGGCTAAGATGAAAAAAATTCTGCTGGTGTCTTATTCTCAAACAGGGCAACTGACCCGCCTTGCACAATCGTTTATTTCGCCCCTGCAAAACAGAGCGGATATTTTGCTGGAACATTTGCCACTTAAACCACAGCAAGATTATCCGTTTCCGTGGTCGTTTCAACGATTTTTCAACACCTTTCCTGAAACCGTGCATTTACAGCCTGAGCCATTGGCAGAGTTTGCTTTAGCACAGGAACAATACGATCTGGTTGTAATCGCCTACAGCGTTTGGTTTTTATCGCCATCGCAACCGATCACCGCTTTTTTACAAAGTGGGCAGGCTAAAAAAATCCTGAAAAATACGCCCGTTATCACCCTGATCGGGTGTCGTAATATGTGGCTACAAGCCCAAGAAAAAATGAAAAAATTGCTGACGGACTGTCAGGCAAACCTGATCGGCAATGTGGTGAAAGTGGATCAATGCAACGACTGGGCGAGCTTTATCACCACGCCTTTATGGATGCTCACTGGCAAAAAACAGGCGGTGAATTGGTTACCAACTGCGGGCATTGCGGAAGAAGACATCGCCGATATGCAACGTTTCGGCAAACAATTATTGCAATTTTTTGCACAAAACCGACCGCTTGATCGCACCTTATTTCAAGGAATGGGGGCGGTTAAAATTGATGAAAAACTGATGATGAGCGAAAAAGTCGGGGCAAGAAGTTTTCATATTTGGGGCAAAATCCTGATAAAGAGCGGGCGATTTTTTCCGAGTTTTCGCACCATAATGCTTTATGTGTATGTGGTGTTTTTAATTGCAATGATTTTAACCGTCGTGCCGATTTCAGCCTTGCTTAAACGCCTATTAAAACCCTTGATACAGCATAAACTGGACAAGCAAAAACGTTATTTTGCCGAGCCAAGTGGGGAATAAAGTATTTTAGGAGTAAATAAAAAATGAGTATTTTTCAAGAAGCCAAGAAACAATTTGAACAAAAAAATTATGATAAGGCTATAGGACTATTCCAGCAATATCAAGCATATTTAGAAAAAGAACAAAATAAACAAGAACATATTATAAACTTAAATATCGCAACTCACTGGTTAGGGCGGTGTTATCTTAGAAAAGAAAAATTTGATGAAGCAATAAAACATTTTGAGAAATCGGAAGCATATGCACAACAAATTCAAGATAATAAAAAACGTATAGATGAATTACGCATAGCTGCTCATTGGTTAGGTAACTGTTATTTTAGAAAAGAAAAATTTGATGAAGCAATAAAACATTTTGAGAAATCGGAAGCATATGCACAACAAATTCAAGATAATAAAAAACGTATAGATAAATTATGTATAGCTGAAAACTGGTTAGGTAACTGTTATTTTAGAAAAGAAAAATTTGATGAAGCAATAAAACATTTTGAGAAATCGGAAGCATATGCACAACAAATTCAAGATAATAAAAAACGTATAGATGAATTACGCATAGCTGCTCATTGGTTAGGTAACTGTTATTTTAGAAAAGAAAAATTTGATGAAGCAATAAAACATTTTGAGAAATCGGAAGCATATGCACAACAAATTCAAGATAATAAAAAACGTATAGATAAATTATGTATAGCTGAAAACTGGTTAGGTGTCTGTTATTTTAGAAAAGAAAATTTTGATGAGGCAAGAAAATATTTTAAAAAGTCGGAAGAATATGCAAAAGAAATAAATAATATCAAGAGGGTAATTTTTAGCAAACGTCTTATTGGGCATACTTTTTATAAAAGTTACAAAAATAAAAATGAGCTAGGGGATAAAAATAAACTAGAGGAATATTTAAAGAACAAAAAAGAAATCATAAAAATTTCTATGGGGAACATAAGTAATGAAAGTATTATTGATATATTATCAATATTAACCATTGATCCTATTGAATTAGATGAAAGTATTTCTCACTATACTAATAGTAATGTTGTTAATATATTATTGGGAATAAATGGTAAGGAAAAAAGCAAAATGCGTTTAAATAGTAGTACGTATATGAATGATATCTCAGAAGGAAAAGTTTTATATAAACATTTAGATATAAATACTAATTCCTTTGAAAAAAAATATGAAATATCCAGTAGTAGTGTTGCATTTTTCACTTGTTTTTCTAAGCGAAGCAATAATCTCAATCAATTTAGATTATATGGAAAAGAGAATAATATAGAAGCTTCAGGATGCTGTATTGTAATGAAAAAATTGAGTAAGTGGGTTACTGAACTAGATCCTAGCAAGTCTTTTTTAAATGATAACTTAGAAGGTTCTATACAGAATTCGGAAGTTAAAGAATTAGAATTACCTTTATATCAGGTTGCTTATATATCAGATTTTGGAGATAAACCTATTAAGTTACCGAGTTTAGGTGATGACGATAATATCTCACAATTTAGAATTGAAAAGCTCAATGAATTCTTTAATAAACTAAAAAATGAGATGAAAAATGAGATGAAAAATGAGATGAAATATAAAAGAGAATTAGAATATATACGTTATTTATTCAAAGATATTTCATTTATAGATGAAGAAGAGTTTAGAATACTAAAAGTAGAAAAAATTACTTCTAAAAATGTTAAATTCTGTGAAGAATATAATGCTTTATATCTAGAGTATAAAGATATTTCACAATACATTGGAGAAATTATTTTAGGTACAAATTTTGAGAAAACACCTAATAAGCATAAAAATGAAACGTTTGCTCATAAAATTAATAAAGAGTACTCTGGAATTAAAGTATCTCAATCTACTTTACCAATTAATTGTCCAAAATAAAATTTATGTTATTTGAAGTTTATTTAAACCGAATTTCAACCTTCTTACCGAATAACCCTGTTTCCAACGACGAAATGGAAGGCGTATTGGGTATGGTCGGCGATGTGCCGTCCCGTGTGCGGAAAATGATTTTGCGTTCCAACGGCATTCAGCACCGCTATTACGCCATCAATCCCGACAACCGCCAAGCAACCCATACCAGTACCGAGCTTGCGGTAGAAGCCATTAAAGGGCTGATTGCACAAGGGCTGGATCCGCAACAAATTGATTTTTTAGCCTGCGGTACGTCTTACCCCGACCAAATTTTGCCGGGGCAGGGCGTGATGGTGCAAGGGCTTATTCCGAACGCCCCGTCGTGCGAAGTAATCAGCGTGGCGGGCGTGTGCGTGGCAGGAATGGGGGCGATGAAACAAGCCTTTAATGCCATTCGTACTGGCGAGCATCAAACCGCCGTAGCCGTGGCATCCGAATGTGCGTCCGCCATTATGCGGAGCGAAAATTTCCGTTCAGAAGTGGCACAAAAACAGCTGGATAACGCCAAACCAGAAATTGCCTTTGAAAAAGATTTTCTGCGTTGGATGCTTTCAGACGGTGCAGGTGCGGTGCAACTGAGCAACCGCCCGAATGCCACGGGGTTCAGTTTTAAAATTCACTGGATTGAACTGATTTCCTATGCCAACGAAATGCCAGTGTGTATGTACGCTGGGGCGGAAATTGAAGACGGGCAGTTTATCAGTTGGAAAGCAATGCCGTCTGAAAAACGGGAACAGCGTAGTGCTATGGCGATTAAACAAGATGTCAAATTATTGAACGAAAATATCGTCCGCTACACCGTAGAAAAAGCCTTGCAACGGCTTGTGCAAAAATACGATCTTAAGCCACAAGAAATTGATTATTTCTTACCGCACTATTCTTCTGAATTTTTCCGAGATAAGCTATTGTCAGGGTTGGAAAACATTGATTTTGTCATTCCGCAAAGCAAATGGTTTACCAACTTGCGTGAAAAAGGCAACACAGGTTCAGCGTCCATTTACATTATTTTGGACGAATTTAGTCGCACATTCCCACTGCAAACAGGGCAAAAAGTGCTGTGCTATGTACCAGAAAGCGGACGTTTTTCTTCCTGCTTTATGTTGTTAGAGGTAGTGAATGGACAGTCTTAATCGGTAGGGTGCGTGTAAACGCACCATAAAATTGATGATACAAACGGTGCGTTTACATTCACCCTACGAATTAGGAAAATTAATCATTTCAATAATGAACGATATTACGTTACGGAGGAAATAATGCCAAATTATCGGCGTGATTTTGTGCAAGGTGGTGTATATTTTTTTACTATCGCATTACAAGATCGCACTAAAGATTTCCTTGTCCGCTATATTGATAAATTGCGTGAAGCCTATCAAGAAACGCTATATCATTATCCTTTTGAAACCATAGCAATTTGCATTTTACCCGAACACCTTCATTTAATAATGCAACTTCCTGAAAAGGATAATAATTTTTCTCGTCGAATTCAGGTGCTAAAAACAAATTTCAGTAAAAGGTTGCCCAAAGAATGTCAGGGTAATTTTAACCAAAGTAGAGAAAAACGAGGTGAATTAGGTATTTGGCAAAGAAGATTTTGGGAGCATCGAATTAAAGATGACGAAGATTTATCCAAACATATTGATTATATTTATTATAATCCTGTGAAACATGGTTATGTTCAGAATGTAAAAAGTTGGTTGTATTCTTCATTTCATCGAGATGTTGAAAAAGGTATTTTTGAAAAAGATTGGGGAAGTAATATTCCCATTAGAATACAAAATTTATATCAAGAGTAGAGTAGAAAAATGGTGCGTTTACACGCACCCTACGGAAAAATTTATGGAAATTGACGATATTCCGCAAGACAACAGTAAAACCTATCACGGACATCAAAAAGTGATTTACGCCACCCAAAACGGACAATACCAAACCGCCACCAGTAGCGGTTGGCAAGATGAGGCATTTGCCACCGAACAAGCGGTCGCCGAGTTGGACGCTCAAACTGAGAACGCCTTACAAGCGGTCAAAAACGGCGAAAAATCGGTAATTTATTATTTAATGTACAAATACCGCTACGATGAAACCAGCCTTGCCCAAACCACTGGGCTATGGAAATGGCAAATCAGACGGCATTTCCGCCCCGAAATATTCGCTAAATTACCAGAAAAAACGCTGGCGAAATATCGGGAGGCGTTTGGTTGCAAGTTGGAAATAAACGATGAATAAGGCAAACTTCCCTCACCAACACACCGCCCATTGCGAAAGCGGGGTGATGTCCACGATGTTGAAAGCACAGGGTATTGAGCTAAATGAGGCGATGGTTTTCGGTTTGGCTCACGCCCTGACTTTTGTCTATTTACCGATCATTAAGATCAGCGGTATGCCGTTGATTTCTTACCGTATGCCACCCCGATCCATTATCAAAAATGTGTGCAAGGCGTTGGGGATCAAATTAAAAATTCAAAAATTTTCCACCGCTCTTTTGGGGCAACAAGCCTTAGATCAGGCGTTAGCGGAACAAAAATTAGTCGGTTTGCAAACGTCTGTTTTCTGGTTGCCCTATTTCCCGCCCGAAATGCGGTTTCATTTTAATGCCCATAATTTGTTGGTTTACGGTAAACAACAGCACGAGTATTTGATTAGCGATCCCGTATTTGAGAGCGTGCAACGTTGCAATGAAGACGATTTGCAAAAAGCCCGCTTTGCCAAAGGGGCGTTAGCGTCAAAGGGCTTGATGTACTACCTTGACAGTAAACCCGAACAACCGCCCGAATTGGCAACGCTCATTCATCAAGCCATTCGCAAAAATGCCAAACAGATGTTAGCCCCACTATTTTTTGTGGGCGTAAAAGGCATTTGTTCGGTTGCCAAATCCATTGAAAAACTGGCAACCAGTAAAAAATCGGAAAAATATAAAAAACTCTATCTCGGACATATTGTGCGGATGCAGGAAGAAATCGGCACAGGCGGTGCAGGGTTCCGCTATCTGTATGCCTATTTTTTAGAACAGGCAGCGGACATTTGCCAACAACCTGCATACCAACAAGCATCGGAACAAATGACCGCAATCGGCGATCAATGGCGACAATTTGCCAGTTTATGCGTAAAACAATGCCGTAAACCGACAGAACAAGGCTATGGTGAAATTGCCGTGTTTTTACGCAAGATTGCTGAGCAGGAAGAATTGTTATGGCGAAGTTTAAAAAATGTTTCAAATTAACGCATTAAACCATTTTTATCAGCAATATCAAGCATTAAGCAATATTGAATTGACTATTACACAGGGCGAATGTGTCGGTTTATTAGGCCCGAATGGGGCAGGCAAAACCACCTTGATGTCCTTGCTCGCTGGTTTGCAAAGCGTACAATCCGGGCAGATTTTATTTGACGGCGTACCCTTTGCCCGCCTGAGCGAAAAGCAACGCCAGCAAATCTCCCTTGTGCCACAGGATTTTGCGTTTTATCCCTTGCTTTCAGTGTGGGAAAATATGAAATTTTTTGCCGCACTTTATGGGATTAGCGATAAAAAATGGCTGTTGCAATTATTGGAGCAAACAGGTTTAACCGCACATAAAGCCAAATTGGCAAAACATCTTTCCGGCGGTTTGAAACGCCGTCTGAATTTTGCGATTGGTTTGATTAACCGCCCTTCGGTGATTTTTTTAGATGAAATTACCGTGGGGATTGATCCCAAATCCAGACAATTTATTTTAGATGCCGTTGCAGATTTGACCCGCCAAGGGGTAACCGTGATTTATACATCCCAT
This window encodes:
- a CDS encoding 4'-phosphopantetheinyl transferase family protein — protein: MRNILDFYYAGPDLAGRYRPDTLDGNDLLRLQQHPILSRQTDWLVSRALKAAIRQQHTLSDGVLSHSNGCAVYLTCNVPNQIGVDLEQVKPRNFAAWHDILHADEQHWLQLHSNSPENYHVLWCLKEALIKAANGEWADLAAVGLRYRKRRWLLQAGGQTDWQGSVWLLDCFLLACVHKDAADYRFHGFGAWAEQLPQQYCTFSDGLVCFPNAAQP
- a CDS encoding excinuclease; its protein translation is MLIQKMLPLAAVAVLGLSACQSNSQPSQADNASAQPAAKTAAGKSSAGVGNCTLIQGDTAGAGRKVVYRCNGQAVLRSSQAQALLDSNVPISFGASGAALKAGLITRQAANRVGHTDEETCERAFINAAKKFQAVTLQHGGRRVSNFYSYYDRKPLRGGQYECEVGTFHGRVVMKGDIAR
- a CDS encoding pentapeptide repeat-containing protein: MNEVNFSEAKMSKASFSEAKMSEVNFSKAKTIKSKFQRSENRRFRSNKSGRSGTVKSCKS
- a CDS encoding beta-ketoacyl-ACP synthase, with amino-acid sequence MPIYLQQPAMISAAGCGMEAHIRALLNPPAQTLLQTNDTWVQGKNFAFGAVRETLRPFAEHTAAAHRSRNNQLLWHALEQIEPQIMQAKQVYGAERIAVIIGTSVSGADENIPLFRQLAYGETPTVAFNQQAQLHSDPADFIRQVYGLSGLAYGVSTACTSGARALISAARLLNAGVCDAVICGGVDTLSPLTINGFHALEVLSDGLANPFSANRNGINIGEAAAVFVATRDKQPDSLPLLGYGASSDAYHMSSPHPDGVGAIAAFKQSLQHAALNPDQIAWINAHGTGTRHNDRMESRAVAEVFGMQTAVTSTKPLTGHTLGAAGALEAAFLWAVVSRKWNEGGILPPQLWDGVRDEELPEIMLSDTGSCWPAGRRIGASSSFAFGGNNAVLIIGEEADA
- a CDS encoding ApeP family dehydratase; amino-acid sequence: MPECPIISPERLLPHSGKMMLLERVVSYDEHSLLAHAEITSDHILLPDGAQALPAYLAAEIMAQGIGAWAGAHALDKGEAVRLGFLLGSRKLIFRRPDIPVGTKLAVWVQQSWQDDSGMGVFDCELRCREPLDDLAADTVLVSGAMNVYAPKHEADLNQLLAS
- the fabG gene encoding 3-oxoacyl-ACP reductase FabG, which gives rise to MTSSKPSILITGSNRGIGKAAALALAEDGYDIVVHCRSRRDEAEAVAETLKALGSNSRILQFDVADRAACREILTADIEQHGAYYGVVLNAGLTRDNAFPALSDEDWDGVLRTNLDGFYNVLHPVMMPMIRRRAAGRIVCVASVSGLIGNRGQVNYSASKAGIIGAAKALALELAKRKITVNCVAPGLIDTDMIDDNIPVEEILKMIPAQRMGKPEEVAHAIRFLMSEQAAYITRQVLAVNGGLC
- a CDS encoding beta-ketoacyl-ACP synthase; protein product: MQTKRVVITGVGALSAFGRTWAEVKTALAAKQSAVRFMPEYQAFGELEAYLAAPLAEEYTAPKHWTRKQLRSMGKVAQYCVDAAEQALQQAGLLNDESIKDGRIGVAAGSSSGSPADILDVGLLMSQLPNRFNANTYVRMMPHTTAANVAIFFGLTGRVIPTSSACTSGSQGIGYAYEAIKYGKIPMMLAGGSEELNASQVVVFDSLYAASRRNEQPETTPRPYDSSRDGLVIGEGACMMVLEELEHALARGANIIAEIVGYGANSDGSHVTRPQKETMQRCMELAIQDAGIQPEQIGYVNGHGTATEQGDIAETQATEAVFGSSMPISSQKSYLGHTLGACGALESWFSIEMMRDGWFAPTLNLDNIDERCGKLDYIRGDGKQIQTDYVMNNNFAFGGVNTSLIFKRWQG
- a CDS encoding dialkylrecorsinol condensing enzyme, whose amino-acid sequence is MKKILLVSYSQTGQLTRLAQSFISPLQNRADILLEHLPLKPQQDYPFPWSFQRFFNTFPETVHLQPEPLAEFALAQEQYDLVVIAYSVWFLSPSQPITAFLQSGQAKKILKNTPVITLIGCRNMWLQAQEKMKKLLTDCQANLIGNVVKVDQCNDWASFITTPLWMLTGKKQAVNWLPTAGIAEEDIADMQRFGKQLLQFFAQNRPLDRTLFQGMGAVKIDEKLMMSEKVGARSFHIWGKILIKSGRFFPSFRTIMLYVYVVFLIAMILTVVPISALLKRLLKPLIQHKLDKQKRYFAEPSGE